In a single window of the Acyrthosiphon pisum isolate AL4f chromosome X, pea_aphid_22Mar2018_4r6ur, whole genome shotgun sequence genome:
- the LOC115033325 gene encoding coiled-coil domain-containing protein lobo-like — MYSDSLDWLWEDINSPNLVEEIEVDYLGTINDSHSDTSSQSSYNVDCSLLIGNEKTEEKLDEHFDNINDDVPENLPESYTKTSNIEKLILFCAENFIEQFKVKYPDRRQLVLIPQNECGVQVT, encoded by the exons atgtattccgATTCATTAGATTGGCTATGGGAAGATATTAATTCACCTAATCTGGTTGAAGAAATTGAAGTCGATTATTTGGGTACAATTAACGACAGTCATTCAGACACCAGCTCCCAATCTAGTTACAATGTTGATTGTTCGTTGTTAATCGGAAATGAGAAAACAGAAGAAAAATTAGATGAACATTTCGACAATATTAA CGATGATGTACCAGAAAACTTACCAGAATCGTATACAAAAACTTCAAACATTGAAAAGCTGATACTTTTTTGCGCAGAAAATTTTATTGAGcaattcaaagtaaaatatccAGACAGAAGACAGTTGGTTTTAATACCACAAAATGAATGCGGTGTACAGGTAACATAA
- the LOC100574489 gene encoding dynein regulatory complex subunit 7-like, producing the protein MTKCVCTTIKPSRLVYTDLIELTSYSQFVAKHITYFKLEDPLALPNKIVSPATTLKTQTANCFELAILLVSFLIGCGYNAFVVYGYATKFVCNNDLRKIKIDLPKESFDEQESESENIEDIVDVDNPYAVEPMLDLRNEYVDFLLDEEKNKTAVNDEVQEIEFYDWTDPLFGKRVHAWVMVIPLETENDKNVSEIPYFIEPSTGERKEISDENYTGIEVVWNNTNYWVNLQSLEGGCMQYNFTLTNTTYWEHFLPDKPQSVRKGTLGLKHNENETIKNLVMPNSWVTVIQVPINKYLMLYPNGKKIVQYMNAIKEFYADYIMPNGLVKRTTFYTKPGYLNKIFVREIYKNRIDKLMCTDTNYADEGTLGTETIEYFRPGRDDYLKKHKFYGDCDNIETRRLVTFYELRLDSMADIKVNENSFIITYNDRSDLLFWHLCIFHRTKNHGTQNINNKRKPKCVVEKYLRNESKHKDLDIATITYDIESNNIYVQYQYGEGQITQSSRFFEKPTYSSIGNEKFNPKSVIEDIVYPYMGYLRPHEAYIMLQEMIESEKKALINVLKLENNVIQMLETRSRERAEFKLKVNSLDWDRNHWIRKLLQDKKDKKHKLTTKESNALYIRDKTIQYFRQNTKNQFIRFKNLFETKKLELQNLTKSPQTNDAELRDRNLIRCSSLKTELNILTLKLKRFKESRIKRYNNLATCINSNPDYKKLPPLKLFV; encoded by the exons ATGacc aaaTGTGTTTGTACTACCATCAAACCCTCTCGATTAGTCTACACTGATTTAATCGAATTAACCAGTTACAGTCAGTTTGTTGCTAAACACATAACATATTTCAAGTTAGAAGATCCTTTGGCTTtg CCCAACAAAATTGTGTCTCCTGCAACAACATTAAAAACGCAAACTGCTAATTGTTTTGAACTGGCGATACTATTAGTATCATTTTTAATTGGTTGTGGGTACAATGCTTTTGTTGTATATGGATATGCCACAAAATTTGTGTGCAATAATGATCTAAGGAAAATCAAGATAGATCTTCCAAAAGAATCATTC GATGAACAAGAATCAGAGTCTGAGAATATAGAAGATATTGTAGATGTAGATAATCCTTATGCAGTAGAGCCTATGCTTGATTTACGTAATGAATATGTTGACTTTTTATTggatgaagaaaaaaataaaactgcagTCAATGATGAAGTACAagag ATTGAATTTTATGATTGGACTGATCCGCTATTTGGTAAACGAGTACATGCTTGGGTCATGGTTATACcgttggaaactgaaaacgataaaaatgtatCCGAAATTCCATATTTCATTGAACCTAGTACAGGTGAGCGGAAAGAAATCTCTGATGAAAATTATACTGGAATAGAAGTGGTCTggaataatactaattattggGTTAATTTGCAATCCTTGGAAGGAGGTTGTATG caatataattttactttaacaaATACAACATATTGGGAACATTTTTTACCAGATAAACCTCAAAGTGTACGGAAGGGGACGTTAGGATTAAAACATAATGAAAATGAAACGATTAAAAATCTTGTGATGCCCAATTCATGGGTTACCGTTATACAAGTTCCTATAAATA aaTATCTTATGCTATATCCAAACGGTAAAAAAATCGTGCAATATATGAATGCGATCAAAGAGTTTTATGCTGACTATATCATGCCTAATGGACTGGTTAAAAGAACAACATTTTATACCAAACCAggatatttgaataaaatatttgttcgagaaatctataaaaatagaatagacAAATTGATGTGCACTGACACAAACTATGCAGATGAAGGAACTTTAGGAACTGaaactatagaatattttaGACCTGGCCgggatgattatttaaaaa aacaTAAGTTCTATGGCGATTGTGACAATATAGAAACGAGACGTTTGGTTACATTTTATGAATTGAGGCTAGATTCAATGGCTGACataaaagttaatgaaaatagttTCATTATAACGTATAATGATAG atCGGATTTATTATTCTGGCACCTGTGTATATTTCATAGAACGAAAAACCATGGAACTcagaatataaacaataaaaggAAACctaag TgtgtagttgaaaaatatttaagaaatgaATCAAAACATAAAGATCTAGATATTGCTACAATAACTTATGATAttgaaagtaataacatttatgtTCAATATCAATATGGCGAAGGTCAGATCACACAATCAAGTAGATTCTTTGAAAAGCCCACTTATAGTTCAATAGGAAATGAAAAGTTCAACCCAAAATCAGTCATTGAAGATATTGTTTACCCATATATGGGATATTTGAGACCCCATGAAGCGTATATCATGTTACAAGAAATGATTGAAAGTGAAAAAAAAGCACTtattaacgttttaaaattagagaACAATGTTATACAAATGCTGGAAACTCGTAGTCGAGAACGAGCAGAGTTTAAGTTGAAAGTAAATTCATTGGATTGGGACCGGAATCATTGGATTAGAAAATTACTTCAAGATAAA aaagatAAAAAACATAAGTTAACAACAAAAGAGTCAAATGCCTTATATATACGAGACAAAACCATACAATACTTCAgacaaaataccaaaaatcagtttatacgatttaaaaacttGTTTGAAACG AAAAAATTGGAGTTACAGAATTTGACAAAGTCTCCACAAACCAATGATGCTGAACTCAGAGATAGAAATTTAATAAGATGTTCGTCACTAAAAAccgaattaaatatattgacgTTGAAATTAAAAAGATTCAAAGAATCACGTATTAAAAGATACAACAATTTAGCAACATGCATAAATAGTAATCCTGATTATAAAAAGTTACcccctttaaaattatttgtttga